A window of Nicotiana sylvestris chromosome 8, ASM39365v2, whole genome shotgun sequence genomic DNA:
actaagcatatcaaagccaaagtcctcagagtGGTTGAgcacccaacctggttagccaacattgtacaaGTTCCAacgaaagatgggaaagtcagagtatgtgttgactatctaGACTTAAACATAGCAAGTCCCAAGAACGATTTTCCTCTgcaaaatatacacatcctgatcgacaattgtgccaagcatgaactccaatcctttgtagattgcttcgcaggttatcaccagatctggatggatgaagaagacgccgagaaaacaacttttattacaccatggagggtatactgctacaaaatgatgtCATTCGGTCTAAATAATGCTGGGTATACTTACATGAGTGCCATGACAAtcatctttcatgatatgatacacaaagaaataaaggtgtatgtggacgacatcattatcaaatccaagagggccaagGATCACATAGCGGACTTAAGAATGTTCTTTGACaagttaaggaggtacaacttaaaattgaaccccgcaaagtgtgcactCGGGGTTCCCACATGAAAGTTactaggattcattgtcagtcatcGAGGGATTGAGCTAGAGCCATCGAAGGttaaagctattcaagagttaccaccgCCCAGGAGCATAAAGGACGTTATGAGCTTCATAGGACCTCTCAACTATATAAGTTgcttcatagcatagtccacagttatatgtgaacccatcttcaatatgttgaggaaagatgctgaggaaagatgccgaaaaaaactggaccgaggattgtcagaaagcttccgacaaaatcaaggagtacctgtccacaccattGGTCTTGGTCTCGCCAGAGCCAGGacggcctttgctactctatctatctgtattggatggagccttcaaaTGCGTTCTAGGACAACATAACaagacagggagaaaggagcaagccatatactacttaaGTAAAAAATTCACACATTATGAAGCATGATACTCTCTGCTGGAATGCACTTGCTGTTCTTTGACCTGGAcggcccagaaattgaggcattacttctacgcttataccacatacctcatatacAGGATGGACCCcctgaagtatatatttcagaaacctatgccaaTTAGGAAGTTAGCCAAACGGCAGATATttctaagtgagttcgatatcgtctatgtaactcaaaaggcagacAAAGAACAATCATTGGTAGACCATCTTGCTAAAAAtccagtgggaggagaatacgaacccttaaaaatgtattttccaaatgaagaagtgtcattcgtaaGAGAAGACATTACTGAAGTATACGACAGATGGAGGATGTTTTTTATGGAGCTACAAATattaaaggagtgggcattggagcggtTTTGGCATCgaaggattcattgtcagtcttCGAGGGATTGAGCTAGAGCCATCGAAGGttaaagctattcaagagttaccaccgCCCAGGAGCATAAAGGACGTTATGAGCTTCATAGGACCTCTCAACTATATAAGTTgcttcatagcatagtccacagttatatgtgaacccattttcaagatgttgaggaaagatgctgaggaaagatgccgaaacaaaCTGGACCGAGGATTGTGAGAAAGCttccgacaaaatcaaggagtacctgtccacaccattGGTCTTGGTCCCGCCAGATCCAGGAtggcctttgctactctatctatctgtattggatggagccttcaaaTGCGTTCTAGGACAACATAACAAGACAGGgaaaaaggagcaagccatatactacttaaGTAAAAAATTCACACATTATGAAGCATGATACTCTCTGCTGGAATGCACTTACTGTTCTTTGACCTGGAcggcccagaaattgaggcattacttctacgcttataccacatacctcatatctaggatggaccccctgaagtatatatttcagaaacctatgaCAACTAGGAAGTTAGCCAAACGACAGATATttctaagtgagttcgatatcgtctatgtaactcaaaaggcagacAAAGAACAatcattggcagaccatcttgctaaaaatccagtgggaggagaatacgaacccttaaaaatgtattttccaaATGAAGAACTGTCATTCGTAAGAGAAGACATTAGTGAAGTATACGACAGATGGAGGATGTTTTTTTATGGAGCTACAAATATCAAAGGAGTGGGAATTGGAGCGGTTTTGGCATCAAAAACAGGTCAatattatccggtatctgctaaactcagatttacATGCACCAActacatggcagagtatgaagcctgcgtactagggctcaacatggcaatcgacatgtaTATTCAGGAGCTACTGGTAATTGGTGATTTAGATTTTCTCGTGCACCAAGTACatggagagtgggccaccaagaattcctagatattgccatatctgcaccatgtgcagtaATTGAGGAAAatgttcacgaagatagagttttGGCATGTTcctagaattcagaatgagtttgccgatgctttggccaccttgtcatccatcatacaacatccagataagaatttcattgatcccatcccagtgagaatccataatcaaccggcttactatgctcatgtcgaggaagagatagatggaaaaccttggttccatgacatcaaagaatatttggcaaaaggagaatatccatAGCATACGAATCGTACTCAGAAATGCAAACttcagagattgtccaatcactttttccacatcggaggaaacttgtacagaataACACCTGATTTgagattgctaagatgtgtcgatgcaaaagTGGCTTATAAactacttgaggagatacatgctgggaccttcaacccacatatgaatggttttgtcttggccaagCAGATTCTTAGGGTCGggtacttttggatgactatggagacggattgcatctagtatgtccgcaaatgctacaAATGTCAAGTGCACgacgatatgataaaagtgtcgccgaatgagctcaatgcaacaagctcgcttTGGCCATTTGCCACCTGGGGAATTGATGTCATCGGTCCTATTGAGCAAactgcttcaaatgggcacaggttcattctagtagccattgaccaCTTCACAAAATGGGCAGAGGATGCATCCTACAAAGTtgtgaccaagaaagtcatcacatactttgtcaaggatcgtattgtttgccaatTCAGAGTTCCCGAGTCTATTGTCATTGATAATGCTGTCAATATCAATAGTGATCTAATGAAGGCCATTTGtgagactttcaaaatcaagcacaagaattccacaacctatagacctcagattAATTGAgttgtagaagctgccaacaaaaatatcaagaagatactaaggaagatggtagaaaaccacaagcaATGGAACGAgaagataccctttgatttgttGGGATACCACACTACAGTTcgtacatcaactggggcaactccctacatgctagtGTATGGTACCAAAGCTGTCATCCCAACCGAGGTAGAGGTTCTTcctttaaggatcatacatgaaaccgaactcagcgatgcagaatggataaggagacgctatgaacaattggcccttatagatggaaaaaaaatgaacgcagtatgtcactattagctttatcagaatagaatgtccagagctttcaacaaaacgGTCAAACCAAGGAAATTTGCACTAGGAtagctggtgctgaagaagatcttcccacatctagatgaagccaaagggaaattctctcccaattggcaaggTACTTACATGGTTTATAGGGTGCTAACAGGTGGAGCGCTCATagttgcagaaatggacggagataTTTGGCCGAAACCAATTAATTCAgtcgcagtcaagagatattatgcttaCACTATTTACAtctaatgtaattgaactacgcttgatctgattcacatttaagaggggatacgtagacaTCCCTGTGGGTTCGataatatcataataaaattttcatttcccccagaaccagaaactagggcagaattttgaggaggaccctcaaaattctggagcaagtccagctGACGCCAGCATATGCAAGACAGTCAAAAATTGgtaaagaaactggggcagaattttgcgAAAAAGGTTCAACAAGTTTCGTTACTCGCAAAAGGatgaaggatcatctaccaaactgggtcagaattttgaggagtaccctcaaaattctaacacgagaaagctgcaatgtctctgaaatgtgttagagtcactagttcatctgaaaatacttgatatttcactatgtttctaaaatgactctatttttatcaataattgcatatttttgaagGCTTTATTTCCGTAACAATCAGGTGTTACCTagggaaactcaaacaaggcctcTAGAATGGAGCAGAGCAAGGCCAGCGGACAAAGGCACGAATCAACCTCCCCTTACGAAACATAAAATTTTTCTTTGAGTGTAGGCACATATGACATAGCGATAGaattcacaaatatatatatatacatgaagaAAAATTAATAGACACTGAACGTATCCCCAGCTAAGAAACATTCTACCCTTATTTGCTATTtgttctttgcatgggactaagccctgtccgacatcttgcatgagtctaagcccaaccttcatatttgcatatggctaaacactgccttccattcgcatgagactaagccctgtcacgcatcttgcataaggctaagatctgcctccatatttgcataaggccaaGCACTTCCTTcaatttgcatgggactaagccatgtcccgcatcttgcatcgggctaagacctgcctccatatttgcataaggctaagcactgccttccatttgcatgggactaagccctgtcccgcatcttgcatgaggctaatccctgcctccatatttgcataaggctaagaattgccttccatttgcatggcactaagccctgtcccgcatcttgcacgaggctaagccTGCCTcaatatttgcataaggctatgaACTGCCTTCCATTCGCATGGTACTAAGCCTtatcccgcatcttgcatgaggctaagccatgcctccatattttcataaggctaagcactggcttccatttgcatgggactaagccctatcccgcatcttgcatgaggctaagccctgcctccatatttgcataaggctaagcactgccttccatttgcatgggactaatccctgtctcgcacttgcatgaggctaagacctgcctccatatttgcataaggctaagcactgtgtTCCATTTGCACATGACTAAGCCCTATCctgcatcttgcatgaggctaagccctgcatccatatttgcataaggctaagaactgccttccatttgcataggAATAAGCCTTgccccgcatcttgcatgaggctaagccctgcctccatatttgcataaggctaagcactgccttcaatttgcatgggactaagccttgtcccgcatcttgcataaGGTTATGCCCCACCTCTATATTTTCATAACGCTAAGCATTGCCTTCGGTTTTGCATGGGACTAATTCATGTCCcacatcttgcatgagactaGGCTCTATCTCCAATTTTGCATGAGGCATAGCACTGCCTTCTCAtaggactaagcactgtccctccATGCATAAATTTTGCTCTTTTTTGGCACTATCTATTTTCACTTCTGCCGGGCTAatctctgccctccatttcacaagaccaagccttgtcttgttaacatcattattattacatctcatgggctgaaatatcgccaatatgtccaaaggcgtcatagtctaaaagcatcatcctcatagctggaagacaccatgccatggcttgaggatctctctgtttaccgtgaaaatggtaataataattaaattttattatgggactttaaaaatacatgatctatttgtatgctagttgttaagcagttgatgatATATGTGTGAGATTTTGAAACGAAATGCGAGTTAAAGATAGGGGGATAACCAAACTGATGGGTcaataatcggggcctcgagcttgtcgattcaggggcctcgaggttgatTCTGAAGCTCGATGTGAGCTGTCGATGAGGGTCAATGTACGACTAACAGTTATGATAAAATtaacggaggctctttatggtcaataataagcaataaatgatgaacaaatatgaagataataaatgaaaccAATAgcatcaagagaatatgttagagagcaaataaAATGTTcctgtatatttcgtgtggagcaactgaagcaataaaattttacaaaataacaaggatcccctttatataggagaggaatcccaacatagtagaAAATGCATTAATGATAAAGAGATGGGAATGGGATGGCTAGGTGACGTCATGATCAAGAATTAGGGCAGTCCACTAGACCCTGTAAGTCCTAGctacgtgccttgggaactcccgtATTTCTACCGTGGCCACGGTCAATATTATTCCAAGATCGGGCCTCGACTAACCTCGAGGGAGAAAACTTGACCATGACCTTGTATCATCGAGACTTCGAGATGGTCTTCTGAGGTGCCTTGATGaaaagaaattggaccctccgattttgccgcatacagatagtccctgtTATTCTTAGAGAGGAGCGAAAAGAAATTATTATGAGCTTTTAACCTGAGGGAGTCATCGTTGTGATGCCAGCCTACCAGAGCATTAAATTCCTTGCCCAAAAAATCGTGCAAGGGTCGTCGTCAAACACGACTATCAAGAAGCCCACAAATTGCTACAAGTTTGTCCCTTTTGCTTCCGAAAAGGCTCCTATAAAGGCACCAATTGTTGGATAACTCTTACTTTCCCAACTACTTTAGATTTGCAAAGCTAGACCCATCGTACTTGCGTCCTTTCTTCTTACTTTCTCAAAGAAATTTCACCATTACCATGGCTAGAACCTCCAAGACGGTTCCTCAGAGAGACGAGGCTGCCTCTTCATCTCGAACGTCTAAAGGGAAACCCAAAGTGATACCTACCTTGGGACAATGTACTCCCACCAAGCTTGATATGTCGAAGGACTTTACCATCGACAACACTTCATCCACACTTGGCCGATGCCAGCACGTGTCTCGATATATTAGTGTCGTGACTAACATAAAGACGGTGAAGATAGAATACAGATGGAACGAGGCAGTAAAGGTGGAGATTCCCAGCCCTGATAAAAATATAATGGATCACAAGGTTGGCTTACTACACGTGTATACTTACCCATTCACTTTGGGTCCTGTCCATTCCTCTGAATTCTCTCCCTCAAAGATAGATCCGGTTATCCTCGATTTTTTGACAAATATCAAGTGAAACTCGGTCAAATCTATCCTTCTATCTATAGGATAGTCTTGATGCTCCGCCATTTCTCCGATGGGGTTGAGGGTGAGACCTTTACCCTCGACCATTTGATTAGGCTGTACAACCCTCAATTTTATCGAGGATTGATTAGGCTTCACCACCgatccaaaaaatcatttttctcgagcatcgatgaggataaggatcgagggtggatgagtagGTTCGTCCGTGTGAGGACCTTAGACATCATTCCGACCGGGAGGATGCCTTTCCTGAAGAAGTGGAAAACACAGCGTAAGCTCTTTTTTCCCTTGGATCTGTGatttcatttcctttcttttGAAGACATGACCTTTTTTTGGTTTATGCATCTACCGCTTGGTACCCCAGAGTTATCTCGGATATACTAGGATGGATCAAGCGATTGGACACCGCATTCCCATATCTTTTTCGGTGTTGGCCTGACCTGGCTAAGAAGctgtgggtggccaagaatcatggtaaagcTTTCTTGcctttgatttttgtttttcctcGAATCCTTTATGCTGATAAGCTACAGTCACTACGCTCATGTAGGCTTGGTGAGAATATGCGGATGAGGCCACCCCCTGGTGGCGAGGTGGAAACTTCAAAGCCCGCCAAGGGCAAGAAAAGGAAAGTTAATGCGGCTGCCGATCCTCCTATAGTAAAGAAACCTAAGTCACGCGAGCCTCAAGCCGTTACTAAGACCTCGACTTTGACTTCTAGATCAAGCCCAAGTGTCGAGGATGAGGATTAAGAGAGTGAGTGTCGGTTGGCACACAGGATGAGGTCGGGCGCAGGAGCCTTGCAGGTGCCTCGACCGGAGGCTGTTGAATCGGGAACGGCTGACTTGGGTTAGTCCCATGAATCGAAGACCCTCGAGGAGGATGTCAATGTTGTCCCAGATCCCATGACCGGATCTGGTGTAGTTTCCACTTGAGGGATCATCGTCGCTGATCCTGAAGGGTCGGGATTCAGAGCTTTCCTAGGGCAGGAGTTGCCCTCTAGAGACATTGATGACATAGGTGGTTTAAGTTTGTGCCCCCAGTTCTCGTCAAGGGAGTTAAGGGCTTCTCAAGATGCAAATGCCGCCATAGCCGGGGGTCCTTTCAAGAGGGGAGACACGCTTGGCAACATTCTTGATGATGTTAGCAAGAACGTTGATCTTAACGCTCCTGGCTCTGTCAAGGCGGCTCATAGGTTCATGCAGTAGGTAATAGCTGCTttatttatatttcctttagtctcGAGCATCTTTATTCATTCTTCTAACTCTTCTATTTTGCTATAGTGTAAGGAGATGTATGACCATGCCCTCTCCAGGCTTAACGAGGAGCTTTCGTGCCGTGAAAAGGAGCTTGAGAGGCTATCCTTGAGACTGCGAGTGTCAGAGGCTCGTTCAGCCCGAAATGAGAAAGAGTCAGGAGAGCTCTGGGATACTTTGGAGGGAGCACTCAGAAAAAAACGGTTCCCTTGCCGAGCacgtatttttttttttgcatgagTCTTTCCCTCTCTCCCATAATTCGATACCGACTGGTTTACCTTTCCCTTCGCAGATCGGTCAAAGGGATTTGTTGATAGGGCAAAAGGATGTGGAGATCCTCAGGTTAAAGGAATGAAACGAGATGGTTGCCTTGGAATTGGCATCGACCCACGATCTTCTCCAAAATACTCAAAAGGAGGTTACTGCGCTGACTACGGCCAAGTCCAAGATCGAAGGGAAGGTTGCCACTTATCTGCAGGAAGTATTCACGACAAATCAAATAGCCCGTAAGATATCGACAGGGACCGAGCAGAGATTGGCTCGGGCTATCAAGCATGCAAAAGAGAAGGTGAGGAGGGAAGCCTTGGGGACCTATGATAAGTGCAGGTGGAGATACCTATCCAAGGGGAGATAGGAGGCAAGGCATCATGGTAGGCGCTTGGTGGCTTATTTCCCTAGAGTAGTACTATTCTTTTTAGCGTACAAACTTAGCCGCCGCAGGTATTGGAGATTCTTCCCAGATGAGGCCATGTCCTGTGGGGAGGAGGAGAGACTACCGACCTCGGGGTCGAGGGTGGCTGATAAAAGAAAAGAATCGCCGGGGTGTGAGGAGGCTCGCAGCGGGGCAAGTCCTTCTCAGCGGTTCAAGAGAGGCAATTCGACCGATCATTCAGTTTCAGAGGCTTCCGTTCTCAAAAGATCATTCCCCGTTTGTGCTGATGGCGCTTCAAAGAGTAAGGATCACTGGTTCCTTCTTCTTCTCCTGACAAAGGCACTTCGGGGGACACTAAGCCATCAGACATTGGCTCGGCCTTTGGTGAGTCTCAGTGGCTCGGCTTTATGGTAAGTTTGGTAACTGGCATAGGACTATTCcagttttacactcttccttcttattgaattttctttCGTAGGCCTTTGACAGGCTCAAATACGAGCTACTTCGCTATGAAGCTCGGTTGCGGAAAGCTtcggatagggagaaatcccttaagcttctttgtgtaaaaaaaggaaacaaggtggtATCCCTGCAATGTGAGGCGGATCGAAGCCGGAGCCGCGAGAGCTGCCTCGAGAGACAGGTATCTTGTATTTCATGTTGACGTATGCTCCTTCTTTCATTTTCGgaggtgtttaccgtgaaaatggtaataacaattaaatttgttgatggaacTCTAAAAATaggtgatctatttttatgctagttgttagagtagctGATACTAGATATGTGAAGCTTAACAACGAAGTACAAACTAAAATAAGGTTACAATCAAACCGATGAGTTAGCTGTTTGGGCCTCGAGCTAACCGAtgaagggcctcgaggtcgatgcctaggCTCAGGCTCGAGATATCGGAGTTAACCGGGAAGAGActaacagttagaatataattaaatgagGCTCATTATGCTGATATCAAAAAATAAacaaagaacaagtatgaaagcaatgaGTGAAAGAGGtagtctcgagcgagtaagttagagagaaaagagagagagagttgttattgatctagTGTAGAATAGTTTGAGAAACAACAACCCTTTGCAAAGTGGTGAGGGTACCCTTTATATAAGAGAGGAATCCcgtcatagtacaaaatacattaattgtaaaggcatggagatgggacggctagagtGGACGCCTTGATACAGGCTCTGGGTAGGCTGGCATTGTCaaacttagccgtgtgccttgggaattccccattcTACTCTAGCCTCGACCTGTGTTCTCTTTATGTCGGACCTTAACTAGCTCCAAGGGATGGAACTCGGTCACAGCTTctcgtcctcggggtctcgaggtgttcttctTAAGTAACTCaatagcaagaaattaggccctctgatttTGCCGTATACAGGAGGTTAATGTTTTGATATTCCAGTTGGAGAGCAAAACGGAGGAGCTGGAACGACTCTAGGGAAAAGTTGGCAGGGTCAAATGTGAGTTCGATGAGCAGCAGGCCCGTATAGATGCCCAAGTTGCAGCCAATGAGAGTGCTTTGGCTAAAGTTTCCACCCTGGAGATGCGAATTCACACTACTCATGCGAGTGATTTTATGCAGGCGAACATGATTGCAAGGCTCGAGTCTAAGCTTTTGAAGGCGAAGACTGAGCTGGTGAATGCCCGGGCTAAGACTGTGATGAGCAACACTAGGGCAGAACAAAAAGCAACGACTTATTTGAAGAGTGCTGCCACTGCTAGAGCTGAGCTAAGGAGAACTCTTGGTCGTGCGAGCAACAGTAAAGAATACGCAAagtgcaaatctcggagggaaactctTGAGGATGTTCACGCCAGAGGTTTCAATCTTTCGGAGGAGATCGAGCAACCCAAGGcagaggagtatgatgccaagttccttctgcCTGATGCTGAAGATGGCGAGGACAGGTCCACCGGGTCGTAGTTCCTGAGGGGGACgtgtattttctttattttttatttgtataTAGTGCTTTCATAGTACACtataaatggagcttgtattttattACATGTATGTACAAGGGGGAAACCTCGTGATTTCTATATCTTCTGAGTTCCTCTTTATAGATATTCCAGCAAGATCAATCGACCTTTGAGTTGGTATGAATCCTTAGATTAGTGATACGGCCCCGGGGCTCGTTAGGATGGCCTATAGGCTTTTATGTGCTTGGTTGATGtaaccttttatgtgggcttgcgacaatggctcttatgcattgggtcgatGCGGCCTTTTTTAGTgtgggttggcgacaatggctcttacgccttgctcttaggcatatttagtcaATAATTttaggttcagtctccgaatcgggttacgactcgagcttatttgacCCTCATGTTTTGTATTTGCATTGGCTGGTAACATCGTCTCTTATTCCTTGGGTCGAAGCaaccttttatgtatgtggccctaaggctcattaggctggcgacaatggctcttggtcgatgcgaccatttatgtgtgtggccctgaggctcattaggctagtgacaatggctcttatgctttggtCGATGCAACCAtttatataggctttattttccctcaataaggatttttgaaatagtgtatgcctgactcttcgacggcttaataaaaaacctcgattgtgagtcattatatgaCGATGATCGAGTACctcaggaggtttggctcggaggctgagtatctcgaagccgatGTTTAGGAGATGACGCGGTCAAAGCTCTTTTGTCTATATCGATGGTAGCTTGTTTAACCGGTTCTCTCTGAAGCAGATTTGAAAAAATTGAAGGCCTAtaattttgtagcgacggtcgagcgttctcgagtcgcgttagtttggctggtagaGCCTTGTGACCAGAGTCATTTGTGTTCAGCCGGAGCCTTTGAGTCTCGAGTGAGATAGTTTCGACATCTATTTCGAGGGTAtccctttttaggggtcttaaaagttcgatatatagccgaaactttgagatcgagTTTATTCCTTTAGTAATgtattacaagttttacatgccttaaGGTcgtacagttttggatacttcgTACAACTGttattcatgccttgcttgaggtcttacagatattttcacttggtacaagtgtagatcatgccttgcttgaggtcttacagatatagttaTTGCCTTATGTAGATCTTACAAGACTGAGTCTGCCCGTTCGGGGTCTTAAAGCCTCGGGTTGTTTAATGAATGGCAATTTCGGAGATCCTGACCCTAAGGTCATGCATATTTTGAGATTTTTATGCCAGTCCCCAAGTATTCGGGGCACTTTCGGCCTTGGATACATTTagtgattttcatgttgcctcattgagggcttatgagcttgGAGTCCCGACCCGGAGGTTGTTTAGGTGTTGAGTTGTCgatgtcagtccccgagtgtttgagACATTTTTGGCGGAGAAGTCGCTTTTGCGGAGGTGCCGAGCTTCTTTTGGAGCGTGAGATTCTTTGATAAgagatattcttcaattatttggtacaagtgtaTATGTTTTTGCTATCGGCAGCCCgactatacggacacggttcattcgaccgtttggcccaaaACATCATATTCCTATTGGGACCCCATTCGGAGTTTCTTGGCTTTTCCAAGCGGCTGGCCTTCCGGGGGGATTCCCCCCAGTGTtcaaggttgattgcaaaagaagcctcgaaCACTTGTTGAGTCTTTCTTAGGTAGCAtacagatgttgcctcgttaaaaaccttgcggtaaaacccttctcgggataaaaactcggtcaaaggaaaagagtgcatggatgctttgaaaccttaaggtcttcgaccTGGGTTAGTGCTTTGACTGCTTTAGTCGggcgcctgcataagggttaattattaaatata
This region includes:
- the LOC138875207 gene encoding uncharacterized protein, yielding MDPLKYIFQKPMTTRKLAKRQIFLSEFDIVYVTQKADKEQSLADHLAKNPVGGEYEPLKMYFPNEELSFVREDISEVYDRWRMFFYGATNIKGVGIGAVLASKTGQYYPVSAKLRFTCTNYMAEYEACVLGLNMAIDMYIQELLVIGDLDFLVHQVHGEWATKNS
- the LOC138875208 gene encoding uncharacterized protein; translated protein: MIKVSPNELNATSSLWPFATWGIDVIGPIEQTASNGHRFILVAIDHFTKWAEDASYKVVTKKVITYFVKDRIVCQFRVPESIVIDNAVNINSDLMKAICETFKIKHKNSTTYRPQIN